CGCCCTGGCATTACGGTTTTCCCATCGACACCCTGGTCAGCCGTTTCAAGCACAGCAGCCAGTGGCCGCTGGGGCGGCTGTTGGCACAATTGCTCGGCCACAGCCTGACGCACCGCTACAACGAAGGCCTGCCACGGCCGGACCGTCTGTTGCCCGTGCCGCTGGCCAAGCGTCGACTGCGCCAGCGCGGCTTCAACCAGGCGGCGATGCTCGCCCGCTGGCTCGCCGGGCAACTGCGCCTGCCCTGTGACGAGCGCCTGCTCCAGCGTGTGCGCGATACCCCGGCGCAGCAGGCCCTTGGCGCCCGGGCCCGGCACCGCAACCTGCGCCAGGCCTTTGCCCTTGCTCCCGGCTGCGAGCTCGACGGCCTGCACCTGGCACTGGTCGATGACGTACTGACCACCGGGGCGACCGCACAGGCCATCGCCCGCCTGCTGCGCCAGGCCGGCGCCCGGCGGGTCGACATCTACTGCCTGGCGCGCACGCCCAGGCCGGGCCAGGCTTGACTTGCCCCGGTGACGGCGGCAACGTCGCGGGACCTACACCACACCCGATGCCCGCCCATGTCCCTGCCTGCCCTGCTCACCCAGCACATCGTCCGCCGCCCACAGCGCATCGCCCTGTTGCAGCATGTCGCCGAACAAGGCTCGATCACCCGCGCCGCCAAGGCTGCGGGCATCAGCTACAAGGCCGCCTGGGACGCCATCGACGAACTCAACAACCTGGCGGCGCAGCCCCTGGTGGAGCGCAGCACCGGCGGCCGCGGCGGCGGTGGCGCACGGCTGTCCGCAGAAGGCGAGCGGGTGCTGTGCCTGTACCAGCGCCTGCAGGCCCTGCAGGCGGAGATTCTCGAGTCCGCCGAGGACAGCAGCGACCTCGACCTGCTCGGCCGCCTGATGCTTCGTACCAGTGCGCGCAACCAGCTGCAGGGGCGGATCAGAGGGCTGCGCCGCGAAGGCCGGCATGATCGCATCAGCCTGGACCTGGGCGGCGGGCTGGAGATCGAGGCCTTGATCACCCGGGGCAGCACCGAGCGGCTGGAGCTGGCGTTGGGGGGGACGGTGGTGGCGCTGCTCAAGGCTGGCTGGGTACGGTTGCTGGACGCGGCTGAGACGCCGGAGCCAGGGAGCAACTGCCTGAAGGCCAAGGTGGAGGAGGTACTCATCGAAGAGGATGGGCCGGGTGAAGTGCGCCTGGCGCTGGGCAATGGCCAGACCTTGTGCGCCATCGCCGAGGCAGCCTGGCTGGCGCAACGGCAGGTCCAGCCAGGAAGCGCCCTGCGGGTACAGTTTCATCCGTCGTTCGTGTTGCTGGGAGTGCCGGTCTAACCTGGCCGCGAAGCCCAGGCCGGCTTGGCCCGGGGTTTGGGGTAACATGCAGGCCGCAGTCCCCGCGACCGGAGCCTTTCATGTCCCATCCCTTCGACACCCTCACCCCCGACCTCGTACTGGACGCCGTGGAAAGCCTCGGCTTTCTCAGCGACGCACGGGTGCTGGCGCTCAACAGCTACGAGAATCGCGTCTACCAGGTGGGCATCGAGGACGCGCAGCCGCTGATCGCCAAGTTCTATCGCCCTGGGCGCTGGAGCGACGCGGCGATCCTCGAGGAACACGCCTTCACCCGTGAGCTGGCCGAGTGCGAAGTGCCGGTGGTGGCGCCGTTGCTGCACGATGGGCGCTCCCTGTTCGAACACCAGGGATTCCGCTTTACCCTATTCCCACGCCGTGGCGGCCATGCCCCGGAGCCGGGCAACCTCGACCAGCTCTATCGCCTCGGGCAGTTGCTCGGGCGCCTGCACGCGGTAGGCGCGAGCAAACCCTTCGAGCACCGCGAAGCGCTGGCTGTGGACAACTTTGGCCACGCCTCGCTCAAGACCCTGCTCGACGGCGAGTTCGTGCCCCGCGAGCTGCTGCCGGCTTATGAATCGGTGGCCCGCGACCTGCTCAAGCGGGTCGAGGACATCTACGCCCGCACCTCGTACCAGACAATCCGCCTGCACGGCGACCTGCACCCCGGCAACCTGATGCACCGTGACGACGTCTACCACGTGGTCGACCTCGACGACTGCCGCATGGGCCCGGCCGTCCAGGACCTGTGGATGATGCTCGCCGGCAGCCGCGAAGAGCGGCTCGGCCAGCTGGCCGAACTGATCGACGGCTACAACGAATTCCACGACTTCGACCCGCGTGAGCTGGCCCTGATCGAGCCGCTGCGCGCCCTGCGCCAGTTGCACTACAGCGCCTGGCTGGCGCGGCGCTGGGACGATCCGGCGTTCCCGCCGAGCTTCCCCTGGTTCGGCCAGCCGCGCTACTGGGGCGACCAGATCCTCGCCCTGCGCGAACAGATCGCCGCGCTCGATGAACAACCGTTGAAATTGTTCTAGGTCAACGCCGCGCTCTGTCTACAATAGGCGTCGCTTTATTTAGCTACCTAAGCAAGGATTCTGCATGCACGCCGCCAACCCGCGCCGCGGGTACCTCCTGGGCCTTGGCGCCTACATCATCTGGGGCCTGTTCCCCCTGTACTTCAAAGCGATCCAGAGCGTTCCGGCGGTGGAAATCATCGTCCACCGCGTGCTCTGGTCGGCCCTGTTCGGCTCGCTCCTGCTGCTGGTGTGGAAGCACCCCGGCTGGTGGCGCGAACTGCGCGACAACCCGCGGCGCCTGGCGATCCTCGCCCTCAGCGGCACGCTGATCGCCGGCAACTGGCTGACCTACGTGTGGGCGGTGAACAACGGGCGCATGCTCGAGGCCAGCCTGGGCTACTACATCAACCCGCTGATCAACGTGCTGCTGGGCATGCTGCTGCTCGGCGAGCGCCTGCGCCGCCTGCAATGGCTGGCGGTCGCCTTGGCAGCCTTGGGCGTCGCCCAACAGGTGTGGCAGGTGGGCAGCCTGCCCTGGGTGTCGCTGGCCCTGGCGCTGTCGTTTGGCTTCTATGGCTTGATCCGCAAGCAGGCACCAGTGGCGGCGCTGCCAGGGCTGGTGGTCGAAACCTGGATGCTGGTGCCCATTGCCATCGGCTGGTTGCTGCTGCACCCGACGGCCAGCAGCGCCAGCCCTGAGTTCTTCGGCAGCAGCGAAGCGCTGTGGCTGATCGCCGCCGGCCCGGTGACACTGGTACCGCTGGTGTGTTTCAACGCCGCCGCACGCCACCTGCCCTACACAACACTGGGCTTCCTGCAGTACCTGGCACCGACCCTGGTGCTGCTGCAGGCGGTGCTGCTGTTCGACGAACACCTGTCGTCGAGCACATTGATGGCGTTCGCCTTTATCTGGGCGGGGCTGGCTGTCTACAGCGTCGATGCCTGGCTGAGTTTGCGCAAGCGCGCCTGATCAAAAAATGATCATATTGCTGCAAGCCACGGATAACGTGGCCTGCAGCAAGCGCTCCAAAGGTTATCCACACCCTCGTCCCCGCCGTTTGTGCACAAGCCACTGAATAGTGGACGTTTTTTGCTCAAATCTCGCCAGGCCTTGCTGTAACTGGCCTCCAGCGTAGCGCCCCCAGCTTATCCACAGGGGCTTCCCCGCAAAATCGGGATAACCACCTCAGGGCCGCTTCGCGCCCCGGCGATCTCGAATCACTCCTCCGGCCGCAACCGCAACTCCACCATCAGATCATCCGCCAGGCTCTCCAGCCGCGCCTGCAGATCCTCCAGCGACAAGGTCAACGGCAACGCCAGCAATGCATCGGCATGAAACAGCGGCTCGCTGCTCATCGGCGCCGGCCGGACCTCGGTACTCAGGCGCTCGACGTTCACCCCTTGCTCGGCCAGCAAGCGGGTGATATCACGGACGATACCCGGCCGGTCGTTGCCCACCAGCTCCATGGCGATCGGTTTCCAGGTGCAGGACGGCTCGATCCCGCTTTCGGCAATGAGTACACGGATGCCGTGGTCACCCAGTTTCTGCAGCGACTCGACCAGTTCGGCATAGTTCTCCGCCGGCACCGCCACCCGCAGGATCCCGGCGAACTGCCCAGCCATGCGCGACATGCGGCTTTCCAGCCAGTTGCCATTATGATCGGCGATGCACTGGGCGATACGCTCGACCTGCCCGGCCTTGTCCGGGGCGATCACGGTGAGTACGAGATGGTCCACGGGCCACTCCTTCATTCGTCTGCGAAGGCCGCCCCAGGCGACCGGAATACGGGGATCGAATCAGTATAGGCAAGGCGCGGCAACCTGCCGCAGGACAGTCATGGCAATCAATCGTGTACTGTTTCAAGATTTATCTGGAACAATCCACCTGTTTTTTGCGAACATGTCGTCTCCCAGCGTGACCCCATGCGACCAACCGGTCGCAGAGCGACGCTTTTAGTCTGATGTTCACCTGCCTGCTGCTTCATGTAGTATGCGTCGACGCGGACTACAAAACGTCGTTTCGATGTCTGCCAAGGCGCCTG
This window of the Pseudomonas mosselii genome carries:
- a CDS encoding ComF family protein, which gives rise to MNCQPIKNMLVYICTNTDQFCLLCDEPSEQLYPLCIACEQALPWLDEQCRRCALPLAMDGLLCGGCRRRPPAFSRVIAPWHYGFPIDTLVSRFKHSSQWPLGRLLAQLLGHSLTHRYNEGLPRPDRLLPVPLAKRRLRQRGFNQAAMLARWLAGQLRLPCDERLLQRVRDTPAQQALGARARHRNLRQAFALAPGCELDGLHLALVDDVLTTGATAQAIARLLRQAGARRVDIYCLARTPRPGQA
- a CDS encoding TOBE domain-containing protein; protein product: MSLPALLTQHIVRRPQRIALLQHVAEQGSITRAAKAAGISYKAAWDAIDELNNLAAQPLVERSTGGRGGGGARLSAEGERVLCLYQRLQALQAEILESAEDSSDLDLLGRLMLRTSARNQLQGRIRGLRREGRHDRISLDLGGGLEIEALITRGSTERLELALGGTVVALLKAGWVRLLDAAETPEPGSNCLKAKVEEVLIEEDGPGEVRLALGNGQTLCAIAEAAWLAQRQVQPGSALRVQFHPSFVLLGVPV
- a CDS encoding serine/threonine protein kinase, translated to MSHPFDTLTPDLVLDAVESLGFLSDARVLALNSYENRVYQVGIEDAQPLIAKFYRPGRWSDAAILEEHAFTRELAECEVPVVAPLLHDGRSLFEHQGFRFTLFPRRGGHAPEPGNLDQLYRLGQLLGRLHAVGASKPFEHREALAVDNFGHASLKTLLDGEFVPRELLPAYESVARDLLKRVEDIYARTSYQTIRLHGDLHPGNLMHRDDVYHVVDLDDCRMGPAVQDLWMMLAGSREERLGQLAELIDGYNEFHDFDPRELALIEPLRALRQLHYSAWLARRWDDPAFPPSFPWFGQPRYWGDQILALREQIAALDEQPLKLF
- the rarD gene encoding EamA family transporter RarD codes for the protein MHAANPRRGYLLGLGAYIIWGLFPLYFKAIQSVPAVEIIVHRVLWSALFGSLLLLVWKHPGWWRELRDNPRRLAILALSGTLIAGNWLTYVWAVNNGRMLEASLGYYINPLINVLLGMLLLGERLRRLQWLAVALAALGVAQQVWQVGSLPWVSLALALSFGFYGLIRKQAPVAALPGLVVETWMLVPIAIGWLLLHPTASSASPEFFGSSEALWLIAAGPVTLVPLVCFNAAARHLPYTTLGFLQYLAPTLVLLQAVLLFDEHLSSSTLMAFAFIWAGLAVYSVDAWLSLRKRA
- a CDS encoding glycine cleavage system protein R: MDHLVLTVIAPDKAGQVERIAQCIADHNGNWLESRMSRMAGQFAGILRVAVPAENYAELVESLQKLGDHGIRVLIAESGIEPSCTWKPIAMELVGNDRPGIVRDITRLLAEQGVNVERLSTEVRPAPMSSEPLFHADALLALPLTLSLEDLQARLESLADDLMVELRLRPEE